GAAGCGGGATTGTCGGACTACATCGATGCCAGGCTGGGTGACGCGCACGAGATCGTCCCCGAGCTCGAGGGCCCCTTTGACTTTGTCTTCTCCGACGCCGACAAGGAGTGGTACACGAAGTATCTCGTCGCTGTCCTGCCGAAGCTCGCCGTCGGTGGCTGCTTCACCGCGCACAATGTGAGCCAGCGGCAGCGCGGCATTGCGGAGTTTCTCGACTACCTGAATCAGGTGCCGAACCTCGACACCACGATCGACCGGTCGAGCTCGGCTGGGTTGTCGATCAGCTACAAGCGACGCGAACGTTAGGCCGCGGCCCGCAAGAACCCTTGAGAACCGGCACTTGACGCATTCGAGTCAAGTTTCGGGGCTCGCAAGTGAACGTCGTGGGGCGCGACCGTTAGGCCGCGGCCCGCAAGAACCTGCCCACCTCGACGCCCTCGTCATTCACGAGCACCACGTTCTCCGGCGCGTTGTTGTACTGGCGCTGCCGCGTATCGTTGCGAAAGGCCACGGAATAATGCACCTGATCATTCCAGCGCACGGTACGAAACCTTCCCTTGACGAGGTCGTATTCGTGCACCGAGATCGGCCGCTCTGGACGCAGCCGCGCCGCGTTCTTGGCGACGGCATCTCCCTCGATCGGTAGGCCGCATGCCACTGCCTTCGCGAACATCCAGTTGAGCGCGATGGTCGACAAGCCCGGATTCTTGTTGCCACCACCTACATCCGAGTGCACACCGCGGAACCAGACCTCGAAGAGCCGGCCTTCCTGCATCGCGTCCGCAACCTTCGCCTCGAGGCGATGCAGCCTGAAGGTGTGGCGACGCTCGTCCAGCGCCAACGCGTGAAAGCATTTGACGACATTGTCTGGGAGATCGAGGTCCCACCCGATGTTGAGCCGAACGCTAGGCAAGCCGAACGACGGCACCGTGTCCCACAGGCCCAGGAAGCGGATCCGAGGCGCAGCAGTGCCCGTGAGCTGCTCGCCTTCCTGCTCGACCGCGTTGGCGAAGTGGAGGGCGAGCGCCGCGCCGCGGCTGAAACCAATGACGTCCAACTGTGTATCGCCCGAGCGGGCGTGGGAGCGAACATGCTCCAGCATCTTCTTGACGCGGCTGCGTCCTCCGGCGCCAGTGATTCCTCCGGCGATCTTGCCCACGTTCCCGAAGCGGGTGCCGACGCCAGCGAGGTAGAACTTCGCGCCCTGGTACGCCTCGCAGAACTTTCGGACGTTCGTGTCTCGCTCGGCACCCGGCTTGTCGGAGTTCCAGGTTCCATCGAAGGCATAGAGAGCCATCGCTCCTCCTTCCGTCTCTACAAGAAACGACGAGCGAGCCAGAACCGTACGCCGACGGCGCTGACACGTTCCGCCCCGCGGCCATCGTTCAACGATCGACGCTGGCCCCGCACGAGCTGGGGCATCATCGTGGATCACACCCTCAGCCACAACCGCCGCCGATGCAGCCACCAGAGGATGACGAAGAGGACGGCGAGGTTCGCAAGGGCAAACAGCAGCGAGGAGTTGTAGGGCGAGGCCAGCGGTACGAACGCGCGCTGATAGATCAACGTGCCCAGCGACGGGGCGGCTTCTCCACCCCCGATGTGGATGATCGACAAGGTGTCCGCCAATAGCCCCGACAGCACGTACAGCACCAGCGCGTTCCGACCGAGAATCACGAACGGCCTCGTCCAGATGCGCCAACCCCTTACGTCGATCAGCCAGAGACACGCCCCAAGGAACATCGCCGCGAGACCAGCCGTGAGCAGCACGTACGAGCCGGTCCACAACGGCTTGTTGATCGGGAGCCAGAGATCCCAGAGCGAGCCCATCACCAAGAGCCCAGCGCCCGCCACCAGGAACCCGCCGCTCCGACCTGCCACCGACCGAGGGGCGCGCAGCCAGAACCCACCGAGCACGCCCAGCAGCGTCGTGCCGATCGCAGGAAGCGTGCTCACCAAGCCCTCGGGATCGTAGGCAGGGCGATAGATGTGTCCAGCCAGGAGCGCTCGATCGATGCGCGCAGCAACATTACCCTCGAGCGACAGATCACCGGTCGTCCCGAAGGAGCCCGGCACCATCACCATTACCGCCCAATATCCAAGGAGGAGCCCGACCACGGCCAGCGCCATGTTCCGGGCTATCGCTCCTCTGTTGCGTTCTGGCCGCTCGAAGCCTTGAAGCTTCAGTAGAGCCGCCGCCGCACCGTAGCAGAGCCCGATACGCTGCAACACGCCTGGCCACCGCAGGTGCGCGAGGTCGAAGCGAGGATAGGCGTTCAGGAACAGGCCGATTCCAATCAACAGGAGTGTCCGCCGTAAGATGCCGGTCCAGCTGGCTGTCTTCCGCGACAACGTGATGGAGACCCCAACCATGAACAAGAAGAAGGGAAAGACGAGATCGGTAGGCGTCCAGCCGTGCCAAGGTGCGTGCAGCAGCGGCGGGTACACGTGGCCCCAGTCACCAGGATTGTTCACGACGACCATCGCCGCCATCGTCAGCCCGCGAAAGACGTCCAGTGCGACCAGCCGTTCCCCACCGGGCGTGGTCAACCGGTGTGACGCAGCTCGACTTGAATCCTTTCGCGCGCGAGCCTTTCCTTCTCCCGCGGAGCGGTCTGTCCCGGAAGGCGCATTCAGCGGTGGAGCCATGGTGCAGAGCATACATTCAGTCGCCTTCGGGTTCCGGCGGCTGGGTCCTTCGTTTCAGTAGAGTAGGCCTCCGGGACGCGTCAGGCGGTGTCGATCCTGATTTGTCGATCCGGTGGCCCCTCGTTCGACGTGAATACAGAGGCTGGTAGAGCGCGTTCGCCGAACCGCGAGGGTAGGGCGCGCTCGCCGAGCGCGCCGGGCAGCGAGCACCCGGGCACTGCGGACACGGCCGCCTCGGCGAGGCGGCGCTACCTAGCCCTAAACTGCTACATCCAGAAGGAGATATCACAATGAGGTTCATGCTACTCGTCAAGGCCAACAAGGACAGCGAAGCGGGCGTTCCCCCGAGTCAGGAGCTCTTGGCGGCGATGATGAAGTACAACGAAGAGCTGGTAAAGGCCGGTGTGATGCTCGCGGGCGAAGGGCTGCAGCCGAGCTCGAAGGGCGCGCGCGTCA
Above is a window of Luteitalea sp. DNA encoding:
- a CDS encoding fructose-bisphosphate aldolase, encoding MALYAFDGTWNSDKPGAERDTNVRKFCEAYQGAKFYLAGVGTRFGNVGKIAGGITGAGGRSRVKKMLEHVRSHARSGDTQLDVIGFSRGAALALHFANAVEQEGEQLTGTAAPRIRFLGLWDTVPSFGLPSVRLNIGWDLDLPDNVVKCFHALALDERRHTFRLHRLEAKVADAMQEGRLFEVWFRGVHSDVGGGNKNPGLSTIALNWMFAKAVACGLPIEGDAVAKNAARLRPERPISVHEYDLVKGRFRTVRWNDQVHYSVAFRNDTRQRQYNNAPENVVLVNDEGVEVGRFLRAAA
- a CDS encoding DUF1624 domain-containing protein, which encodes MLCTMAPPLNAPSGTDRSAGEGKARARKDSSRAASHRLTTPGGERLVALDVFRGLTMAAMVVVNNPGDWGHVYPPLLHAPWHGWTPTDLVFPFFLFMVGVSITLSRKTASWTGILRRTLLLIGIGLFLNAYPRFDLAHLRWPGVLQRIGLCYGAAAALLKLQGFERPERNRGAIARNMALAVVGLLLGYWAVMVMVPGSFGTTGDLSLEGNVAARIDRALLAGHIYRPAYDPEGLVSTLPAIGTTLLGVLGGFWLRAPRSVAGRSGGFLVAGAGLLVMGSLWDLWLPINKPLWTGSYVLLTAGLAAMFLGACLWLIDVRGWRIWTRPFVILGRNALVLYVLSGLLADTLSIIHIGGGEAAPSLGTLIYQRAFVPLASPYNSSLLFALANLAVLFVILWWLHRRRLWLRV